The stretch of DNA GGCACCCTGCGCAACTTCCTGCGCGCGGAGAGCGGCAACCCCCGCATCGACTTCGACGCCGAAGTGGCCTGGAGCGAGAGCCGCCACGGACACCGCAACGCCGCCCTGGCCCACCTGCTCGCCGACCACGGCCGGCTCGACAACCCCGTCCCCGACGTCCTCGACCACTACTTCTGGCAGTGCTCCCTCGCCATGAACTGCCGCGACCTGGCCCTGGCCGCCGGCTTTCTGGCCCGGCACGGCCTGCGCGCGGACAGCAGCCGCCTGCTCACCGGCAGCGAGGCCAAGCGCGTCAACGCCGTCATGCTGATCGGCGGCACCTACGACGCCGCCGGCGAGTTCGCCCACCGCGTGGGCCTGCCCGCCAAGAGCGGCGTGGGCGGCGGCATCATCGCCGTCATCCCCGGCCGCTGCACCCTGTGCACCTGGGGCCCCGCGCTGGACGCCCACGGCAACTCCATCGCCGGCATAACCGCCCTCGACACCCTGACCACCGTCACCGGTTGGTCCATCTTCTGAAGGACAGTTCCCCCAGGTGGGCGCCACGGCGTCCGAGC from Kitasatospora sp. MMS16-BH015 encodes:
- a CDS encoding glutaminase; protein product: MDDRDLFECITRAVQPVLAQGRVASYIPALAAVDPHRFGLAIADTDSRTVPRGTGDWQVPFSIQSLSKVFTLALVLAADGETLWSRVGKEPSGAAFNSLAQLEREQGIPRNPFVNAGALVVTDRLLTLTGDARGTLRNFLRAESGNPRIDFDAEVAWSESRHGHRNAALAHLLADHGRLDNPVPDVLDHYFWQCSLAMNCRDLALAAGFLARHGLRADSSRLLTGSEAKRVNAVMLIGGTYDAAGEFAHRVGLPAKSGVGGGIIAVIPGRCTLCTWGPALDAHGNSIAGITALDTLTTVTGWSIF